Proteins encoded within one genomic window of Dyadobacter chenhuakuii:
- the upp gene encoding uracil phosphoribosyltransferase yields MFLLSQKPSIADHYLAELRDVNLQKDRMRFRRNLERIGELLAYELSKTLTFKTEKVETPLGQASSRSLLQPVVLATILRAGLPLHEGFLNMFDKADNAFIGAYRGHHINAEEEFEVEMDYITSPDLTGKILILIDPMLATGRSMEKVYHALLRFGIPAQTHIASVIASPEGVEYLQKRIPHCRLWLGAIDQKLNEHWYIVPGLGDAGDLSYGEK; encoded by the coding sequence ATGTTTTTACTTTCCCAAAAACCTTCCATCGCCGATCATTATCTGGCCGAATTGCGTGACGTAAATTTGCAGAAAGACAGGATGCGATTTCGGCGGAATTTGGAGCGGATAGGAGAGTTGCTGGCCTACGAACTTTCTAAAACGCTCACATTCAAAACGGAAAAAGTAGAGACACCTCTCGGACAAGCATCGTCCCGGTCATTGCTCCAACCCGTGGTCCTGGCCACGATTTTGCGTGCCGGATTGCCTTTGCACGAGGGTTTTTTAAATATGTTTGATAAGGCCGACAATGCATTTATCGGCGCTTACCGGGGTCATCACATCAATGCGGAAGAGGAGTTTGAGGTTGAAATGGACTACATTACCAGCCCGGACCTGACGGGTAAAATATTAATATTAATAGATCCGATGCTTGCCACGGGACGGTCGATGGAAAAAGTATATCACGCTTTGCTCCGCTTCGGCATACCCGCACAAACGCACATTGCATCCGTAATTGCCAGTCCCGAGGGCGTTGAATATCTGCAAAAACGCATTCCGCACTGCCGGTTATGGCTAGGCGCAATCGATCAGAAGCTCAACGAGCACTGGTACATTGTTCCCGGACTCGGCGATGCGGGCGATCTGTCTTACGGCGAAAAGTAA